One Clavelina lepadiformis chromosome 1, kaClaLepa1.1, whole genome shotgun sequence genomic region harbors:
- the LOC143449685 gene encoding FUN14 domain-containing protein 1-like: MNPSTEEDNQEEYEILDVTENAQQRMSAFIEYVGRVPQLISRVPHSDVAVAGLGGWAVGYLFKKVGRVAATSVGGGLCLMQLAYQSGYITINWNKLNRDMNRTQRIVDYMVNLVKIVPRYSDMWKLGY, translated from the exons ATGAATCCGTCCACTGAGGAAGATAACCAAGAAGAATATGAGATACTGGATGTAACTGAAAATGCACAACAACGAATGTCTGCTTTTATTGAATACGTCGGAAGAGTTCCGCAACTCATTTCCCGTGTCCCTCATTCAGATGTGGCGGTTGCAGGCCTTGGTGGTTGGGCTGTTGGGTATTTGTTCAAAAAAGTTGGACGAGTAGCTGCCACTAGTGTTGGCGGTGGATTGTGTTTGATGCAGCTTGCTTATCAAAGCGGTTACATAACCATTAACTGGAACAAATTAAATAGGGACATGAACCGAACCCAACGAATT GTCGATTATATGGTTAATTTAGTGAAAATTGTGCCCCGATACTCTGACATGTGGAAACTCGGTTACTGA